The genomic window CTTGAACTCGCGCGCCTGCCAGGCACCGAAGACCGCGCCGAACGGGTCGGCGGCGACGAACATCCGCCCCAGCTCCATGACGTCGGAGGTCGGCATGATCACCGTGCCGCCGTTGGCCTTGACCGCCGCCTCGGTGGCGTCGGCGTCGTCCACCGCGAAGTACGTGGTCCACGCGACCGGCGGGACCGGCTGGTCGCCCATCGCCATGGCCTTCATCAGGCCGGCGACCGGCTGGCCCTTCTGCGTACAGACCGAGTAGCCGCCGTACTCCTCGGGTCCGACCTCGCCCTGCCAGCCGAAGAGGTCACGGTAGAAGTCCAGCCCTGCTTGCTGGTCGGGCACCATGAGGTCGATCCAGCACGGTGTGCCGGGTGCGTAGGGGCCGGTGACTTCGGACATCTGGCGCCTCCATGAGTGGTTCCGGGGTGCCACGGGGGCCCCGGTGCGGAATGTGCCGCCACCCCGGCCGGACGACCGGGTGGCCATGTTCCCGATAGACCACCCTCCCCGCCGCCCGGCTCTCCCGCTACCCGAACACGCGATCCCCGCACACTCGTCACCCGCCCGTGGCAGGGTGGCCGCCGGACCCCTTACGCGAAAGCGGCGCTGTGCCCGGCCGCCCAGTCCGCGAAGGTCCCCGCGGGGCGGCCCAGTACGCGCTCGACGTCCGAGGCCACCGCCTGCTCGGCGGGCAGCGGCTCGCCCAGGATGCCGAGGGTGGCGTCGACCACCGGCTCCGGCATGAAGCCCAGCATCTGCTCCCTGGCCTCGGCCCTGCTCTGCTCCACGAAGTCCACCGGCTCGCCGATGGCCGTACCGATCGCCGCCGCCCGCTCGCGCGGCGAGAGGGCGGCGGGCCCGGTGAGCTCGTACGTACGCCCGGCGTGCTCCTCCCCGCGCAGCACGGTGGCTGCGACCTGCGCGACGTCGGCGGGGTCGACCGCGGGCAGCGCCACGTCGCCGAAGGGGGCGAAGACCGTCCGCCGGGTGCGTACCGTCTCGGCCCAGGCGAAGGCGTTGGAGGCGAAACCACCCGGTCGCAGCACGGTCCAGTCCAGACCGGAGTCCCGTACCGCCCCTTCGAAGCCGGCCGCGTGCGCGTACGCCTGCGGCCGCGTACCGGCGCCCTGTGAGGAGAGCAGCACCACCCGGCGCACCCCGCCGGACTTCGCCGCGTCCAGCACGGCGTGCGGGTCGTCGCCCGCGACCAGCAGGAAGAGCGCGTCGGCGCCGTCGAAGGCGGGCCGCAGGCTGTCCGGCGCCGCCAGGTCCCCCCGCCGGTGGGCGACGCCGGCGGCTGCCGCCTCCGCCCCACGCCGTGACACCGCGACCACCTCTTCGCCCGCCGCGGCGAGCGCGCCGACGATCTGCCGTCCGACGTTTCCGGTCGCTCCGGTCACCACGATCATGATCACTCCCAGGTCCGATGTCCCGTTGACCCGATGAAGCTAACAGCGTGGTGATAGTAGGTACCTAGAGGATAGTAATGGGATTCCGCGCCTACGGTGTCGGCTCGTTGAGTGCGTGCTGAGCCGCTCAGGCCCAGGCCGCCGGGGTGCCCGGCGGCTCAGCCGCCCAGTTGCGCCAGGCCCTCGGTCGCGATGCGCTCGAAGACCTTCGGGTCGGTGGCGAAGTCCGAGTCCGGGATCGGGTGGTGCAGCACGATCTCGGTGATGCCCAGCTCGGCGTGCCGCCCGGCGAAGTCCACGAAGGCGTCGACCGATTCCAGCGGGCCGTTCCGCTCGGGCGTGAAACCGGTGAGCAGGATGCGCTCCAGCTCGCCCGTGTCCCGCCCTGCGGCCGCACACGCCGCGCCCAGCCGCTCGATCTGCCCGCCGATCGCCGCCCGCGACTGCGCCGGCGTCCCGCTCTCGAACAGCGCCGGGTCCCCGGTGGTCACCCAGGCCTGCCCGAAGCGCGCCGCGAGGGCGAGCCCGCGCGGCCCGGTCGCCGCCACGGCGAAGGGCAGCCTCGGCCGCTGCACGCACCCGGGGATGTTCCGCGCCTCCTCGGCCGCGTAGTACGTGCCGCGCTCGCTGACCGCGCCCTGCGTCAGCAACCGGTCGAGCAGCGCGACGAACTCCGCGAACCGCTCCGCCCGCTCGCGCGGCGTCCACGCCTCCTGCCCGAGCACGGTGGCGTCGAACCCGGTGCCGCCCGCCCCGATGCCCAGCACGACCCGCCCGCCGGAGATGTCGTCGAGCGACATGAGGTCCTTGGCGAGCGTGACCGGATGCCGGAAGTTCGGCGACGTCACCAGTGTCCCGAGCCTGATCCGCCCGGTCGCGGCCGCCGCCGCCGTGAGGGTCGGCACCGCCCCGAACCACGGCTCGTCCCTGAAGGTCCGCCACGACAGGTGGTCGTAGGTGTACGCGGCGTGAAACCCGAGAGCCTCGGC from Streptomyces sp. NBC_01198 includes these protein-coding regions:
- a CDS encoding NAD(P)H-binding protein is translated as MIVVTGATGNVGRQIVGALAAAGEEVVAVSRRGAEAAAAGVAHRRGDLAAPDSLRPAFDGADALFLLVAGDDPHAVLDAAKSGGVRRVVLLSSQGAGTRPQAYAHAAGFEGAVRDSGLDWTVLRPGGFASNAFAWAETVRTRRTVFAPFGDVALPAVDPADVAQVAATVLRGEEHAGRTYELTGPAALSPRERAAAIGTAIGEPVDFVEQSRAEAREQMLGFMPEPVVDATLGILGEPLPAEQAVASDVERVLGRPAGTFADWAAGHSAAFA
- a CDS encoding LLM class flavin-dependent oxidoreductase, whose amino-acid sequence is MRLSTVILPIYRWHEQGREVWQRAEALGFHAAYTYDHLSWRTFRDEPWFGAVPTLTAAAAATGRIRLGTLVTSPNFRHPVTLAKDLMSLDDISGGRVVLGIGAGGTGFDATVLGQEAWTPRERAERFAEFVALLDRLLTQGAVSERGTYYAAEEARNIPGCVQRPRLPFAVAATGPRGLALAARFGQAWVTTGDPALFESGTPAQSRAAIGGQIERLGAACAAAGRDTGELERILLTGFTPERNGPLESVDAFVDFAGRHAELGITEIVLHHPIPDSDFATDPKVFERIATEGLAQLGG
- a CDS encoding VOC family protein; the encoded protein is MSEVTGPYAPGTPCWIDLMVPDQQAGLDFYRDLFGWQGEVGPEEYGGYSVCTQKGQPVAGLMKAMAMGDQPVPPVAWTTYFAVDDADATEAAVKANGGTVIMPTSDVMELGRMFVAADPFGAVFGAWQAREFKGAGIVNEHGALVWSQLHSPDPAGAGAFYSAVLGLTAGPMPEMPEFEGFQVNGRSIGGVMGMENLPEGTPPHWLVNFAVDDTDSVVDALVRRNGTVIAPPFDMDKVGRLAVVQDPQGGVFAVVAEEKS